Proteins co-encoded in one Flavobacteriales bacterium genomic window:
- the gshB gene encoding glutathione synthase encodes MKICFIMYPWEKVNPKQDSTLRIIHESVKRGYDVAITHPQNLTIRDSVTLSLCKTVQISEKLTTSIAGFYKSVCFTSGMRPLSEFDVIFMRDNPPVDPIIFNFLDSIKEDVFIINAVNGLREANNKIYTAAYYDPNRELIPATHVSKNIEYLMRIIKESENDKMIMKPLDGYGGSGVIVIEKSAMHNIKSLLEFYIDRGDGKSNYVIIQDYVEGAEDGDVRVLMLNGKPIGAIRRRPAKGDARSNISAGGTVEKYKLTKADKILCAKIGDKLVRDGIYYAGLDLIGGKLIEVNVLSPGTITDINKLGNVKLQRKILDYLEDVVIQRNKLKEEFRPENIVTDVTTT; translated from the coding sequence ATGAAAATATGTTTCATCATGTATCCTTGGGAAAAGGTAAACCCAAAACAGGATTCAACACTACGCATCATCCACGAAAGTGTGAAACGAGGATATGATGTGGCGATTACTCATCCTCAAAATTTAACCATTCGAGATAGTGTTACATTAAGTTTATGTAAAACTGTTCAAATTTCCGAAAAATTAACTACCAGTATAGCGGGCTTTTATAAATCAGTTTGTTTTACCAGTGGAATGAGGCCATTAAGTGAGTTTGATGTGATTTTCATGAGAGACAATCCACCTGTTGACCCCATCATTTTTAATTTCTTGGACTCTATTAAAGAAGATGTCTTTATCATTAATGCCGTTAATGGATTAAGAGAAGCTAACAACAAAATCTACACCGCAGCATATTATGATCCCAATCGAGAATTAATTCCTGCAACACATGTCTCTAAAAACATTGAATACTTGATGCGGATTATCAAAGAGTCCGAAAACGATAAAATGATCATGAAACCTTTAGATGGGTATGGTGGTAGCGGGGTAATTGTAATTGAAAAATCTGCCATGCACAATATCAAATCGTTATTAGAATTCTACATTGACAGAGGAGATGGAAAATCAAACTATGTGATTATCCAAGATTATGTTGAAGGAGCTGAAGATGGCGATGTTCGAGTATTAATGTTAAATGGAAAGCCTATCGGAGCTATCCGAAGAAGACCAGCAAAAGGTGATGCTAGGTCTAACATCTCTGCTGGTGGGACAGTTGAAAAATATAAATTAACAAAAGCTGACAAAATTCTCTGTGCTAAAATTGGAGATAAACTAGTTCGAGATGGTATTTATTACGCTGGACTGGATTTGATAGGAGGTAAATTAATAGAAGTAAATGTTTTAAGTCCTGGTACCATCACTGATATTAACAAACTAGGTAACGTTAAATTGCAGAGAAAGATACTGGATTATTTAGAGGATGTAGTCATTCAAAGAAATAAGTTGAAAGAAGAATTTAGACCAGAAAACATAGTTACAGATGTTACAACGACTTGA